Proteins co-encoded in one Quercus robur chromosome 8, dhQueRobu3.1, whole genome shotgun sequence genomic window:
- the LOC126694361 gene encoding mitochondrial import inner membrane translocase subunit TIM50 gives MSSALILRSRLASSLSKRYIRFLSSDVVSGAPKEPLAPSSASVASATSTASSSAGNGGEGADAGAVADQAPVESSSNSKGWRFLKYGLIGALTGGTATAGYASYAYTTDEIDEKTKALRASANLSVAEDAPAVEKFQNLLYSAAMTVPAKATELYLDLRRLVEEQVQGFSEPYAEKLLPDLHPAEQHVFTLVLDLQETLIHYDWTREKGWQTFKRPGVDAFLEHLAQFYEIVVYSDEQSMFVDPVVERLDPKHCIRYRLSKAATKYQNGKHYRDLSKLNRNPAKILYLSGHALEGCLQHENCVPIKPWKKNDADDTALLDFIPFLEFVARTSPSDIRQVLASYQGCEIPSEFIRRSKDYQRRMQEQKQQGRFWKR, from the exons ATGTCGTCGGCGTTGATTCTCAGATCCCGCCTGGCCTCCTCGTTGTCGAAACGGTACATTCGCTTTCTCAGCTCCGACGTCGTTTCGGGGGCTCCCAAGGAGCCGTTGGCGCCTTCTTCTGCTTCCGTTGCTTCTGCTACTTCTACGGCTTCTTCTAGTGCTGGGAATGGTGGTGAAGGTGCGGATGCTGGTGCTGTTGCTGATCAAGCTCCTGTAGAGTCTTCGAGCAACAGTAAAGGTTGGAGGTTTCTCAAGTACGGTCTCATCGGAGCTCTCACCGGCGGCACCGCCACCGCCGGCTACGCCTCCTACg CATACACTACGGATGAAATAGATGAGAAGACAAAGGCATTACGGGCATCAGCAAATTTGTCCGTCGCAGAGGATGCGCCTGCTGTTGAA aaatttcaaaatttgctgTACTCTGCTGCAATGACAG TGCCTGCTAAAGCAACTGAACTTTACCTGGACCTGAGGAGGCTAGTTGAAGAGCAAGTTcag GGTTTTTCGGAACCATATGCAGAAAAGCTTCTTCCTGATTTGCATCCCGCAGAGCAACATGTTTTTACTCTTGTTCTAGATCTACAAGAGACCCTAATTCATTATGATTGGACG CGAGAGAAAGGCTGGCAAACTTTCAAAAGACCAGGAGTTGATGCTTTCTTGGAACATCTGGCTCAGTTCTATGAAATTGTTGTGTATTCTGATGAGCAGAGTATG TTTGTAGACCCTGTTGTTGAAAGGCTGGATCCCAAGCATTGCATACGATATAGGCTATCTAAGGCTGCTACTAAGTACCAGAATGGGAAGCATTACAGA GATCTTTCAAAACTTAACAGAAATCCTGCGAAGATTCTGTATTTGAGTGGCCATGCACTGGAAGGTTGCCTTCAACATGAGAACTGTGTTCCTATTAAGCCATGGAAGAAGAATGATGCAGATGATACAGCTCTTTTGGACTTTATACCATTTCTTGAAT TTGTTGCCCGTACCAGTCCATCTGATATCAGACAAGTACTGGCATCATATCAAGGGTGTGAAATCCCATCAGAATTCATTAGGCGTTCTAAAGACTATCAGAG GCGAATGCAAGAACAGAAACAGCAGGGTCGTTTCTGGAAACGTTGA
- the LOC126694362 gene encoding uncharacterized protein LOC126694362, giving the protein MELLHYMDTGMTSLKWFISYAFTQVLGLVDNGSMQCNHISASSDEGQTQSKDSKEEGIAQIIVSKEDSANGFEMPLHYPRYTKEDYEKMENWKLDMVLKEYGLTVKGALDAKRSFAIGTFVWPN; this is encoded by the exons ATGGAACTTCTACATTACATGGACACAG GGATGACTTCTTTGAAATGGTTTATAAGCTATGCATTTACACAAGTATTGGGGCTTGTGGACAATGGTAGCATGCAGTGCAACCACATATCAGCAAGCTCAGATGAAGGGCAGACTCAATCAAAAGACTCGAAGGAAGAAGGGATTGCCCAGATTATAGTTAGCAAGGAAGACTCTGCAAATGGGTTTGAAATGCCTCTTCATTACCCAAGGTACACAAAGGAAGATTATGAAAAGATGGAGAACTGGAAGTTGGACATGGTTCTCAAAGAATATGGACTTACTGTTAAGGGTGCTCTTGATGCAAAGAGGTCATTTGCCATTGGAACATTTGTCTGGCCAAATTAG